A region of Lycium barbarum isolate Lr01 chromosome 3, ASM1917538v2, whole genome shotgun sequence DNA encodes the following proteins:
- the LOC132634129 gene encoding uncharacterized protein LOC132634129 translates to MISGEPALGQPALFIQETPSSSRNDLSNFYIALKCDSALDQRTYNLSSVSEVAAIWTDEELDSPASTPHIRVYTHSNTNQLVHYYYGCYDVLQYPLLFPYGENGWHCGIQRVIQKANFPRNCSSCKHQNIPSVSNMSSIDGFLDIEEQILQKERQKKNTVSCREYYCYKLQIRDDEENDTLHSGRVFQQLKVDQYIKVETQRLDFLLFNQDLFRIEVLAGLIDLLRLGEREASNIGRKTFLPASFTGGPRDMRR, encoded by the exons ATGATATCAGGAGAACCTGCTCTGGGACAACCTGCTCTGTTCATTCAAGAGACACCTTCTTCTTCTCGAAATG ACTTATCCAACTTCTACATCGCACTTAAATGTGATTCTGCTTTGGACCAACGAACATACAACTTATCCAGTGTTTCAGAAGTTGCAGCTATATGGACTGATGAAGAATTGGACAGTCCTGCTTCTACACCACATATTCGTGTTTACACACATAGCAACACTAACCAACTGGTTCACTATTACTATGGTTGTTACGACGTATTACAGTATCCTTTGTTGTTTCCCTATGGTGAAAACGGTTGGCATTGTGGTATTCAAAGAGTTATACAAAAAGCAAACTTCCCTAGAAATTGTTCTTCTTGCAAACATCAGAACATTCCAAGTGTATCCAACATGTCTTCAATTGATGGATTTCTTGATATTGAAGAACAAATTTTGCAGAAAGAAAGACAGAAAAAGAACACTGTATCTTGTCGTGAATATTACTGTTACAAACTTCAAATTAGAGATGATGAAGAAAATGATACTTTACATTCTGGGAGAGTATTCCAACAATTAAAAGTAGATCAATACATAAAAGTGGAAACACAAAGATTAGACTTCTTGTTGTTCAATCAAGATTTATTCCGAATTGAAGTATTAGCAGGACTTATTGATCTTTTAAGACTAGGAGAAAGAGAGGCTTCAAATATTGGCAGAAAAACATTCCTTCCTGCTAGCTTTACTGGGGGTCCTAGAGATATGCGACGTTGA